The Alteromonas macleodii ATCC 27126 genome segment TTGCTCTGAAAATTGATTCTGTACTTCTTTAACGAAGTCTTGGTGAAGGCTATCATCGTTATCAAGCCTCGTCGTAATAAGAAAGGGGGCTGTTAATCTGGACGCTATTTCTTTTTTTATAGACGGGTAAAAGTTTTCCATTCCGTCTGCGTAAATAGGGATAAAATTGGAGAATTTTGAAGCTAGCTCGTTTATTTTTTCGCGATAAATTTCTGGTGTATTCGTATCGAAAAATACTAGCCATTCAAAGTTTTTTACCGTTTGAGATTTTATAGACGAATAACAGTACTGCTCAAACAGCTTCAATCTGTTTTCCATCCAGCTATCAGTTAAAACTTTGGATTGAGATTTGGTCTCATCCCAACCTTTTTTTCGAAGATTAAAGCGCGTTAATATGAAATGCTGAAACATGATAATGCCGTTGAATATAAGAAAATGAATTTACAAAGAAAAAGAATGCAAAAGGAATATTGAAATAATACCAATAAAAACTATTCTTTTACGAAATTTTTTCTTTTTCTTTGTTAACTAAGACCCACAAAACGTTGATTCGCTCACATTATTTCCTGAAAAAGGAAAAACTGAATTGATTTCAGGTCAGAGCGAGGCCTTAGCATTCAAGTAAACAACGTAGGAATTCATCGCGCATTGATTTTTATGGCGGCGCGATGGGGTTAGTGGCTATACAACTCCACTTCCCGACGCCGCCTCAGATTTGTCTATCTCACCTTCAGCCAACACTTCGTCATCTAACTCAATTTTAAATGACGTTCCTGCTTTTCCATGCAGGCTATAACGAAAGCCGTACATTTCGCCTTCATTAAGAGAAACTTCCGCAAAGGTATTAGGGTGGATTAAGTCGTAAACACCTGAGTCGTTAGCTTGAGAAAATATATCAACTAACCATTTTCCTTCTGACATGGTGATTTTGAGTGTTTTTGTCATATGAGCCTCCATAAACCTCAGTCCTTTTTGAACTGAGCAGTTGACGTGGATTACACTCTTTTGTATTTATTCCAAGGCCCTTAAGATCAACAACGTGTTTACGCTTTTGCGTCTAGCCCAGCTTGATAAAGCGCATTCTTTTTCAAGTCATAGTGAGTGGCGACCACCGCCGCGGCCTTTTTAAGCGGCATGTGCTCACACAAAACACTTAGCAACGACATTGCCTCACTGGGTATCGCCTGGTCACTTACCTTCGCGGGACCAATCATGACGACGAATTCGCCTTTCTGGTGCGCAACATCCGCATTGAGATAATCAATTACATCTTGCGCGCTGCCACTCACGTAGGTTTCGAAGGTTTTGGATAGCTCTTTCGCTACAACAATCTGGCGTTCGCCTAAAACGCGCTGTATATCAGTAACGGTGTCTAAAATTCGTCGTGGGGCTTCATAGTAAACTGTGGTGAACGTTCGATCTATTAGCGCTGACAACACGCTTTCACGTGCCTGCACTTTAACCGGTAGGAATCCTTCAAAAATAAACTTGTCTGTCGGCAGTCCCGACGCGCTTAATGCTGTTATTGCAGCACATGGGCCCGGCAGAGCGCTAACCGGAATACCTTGCTCACGGCACTTGCGTACCAAAACAAAGCCCGGGTCGCTGATTAACGGCGTTCCAGCATCACTTATTAATGCTACCGACTCGCCGCCCTTTAAACGCTCACAAAGCATTGCTGTGCGCTTATCTTCGTTATGCTCGTGCAGAGAAAGAGTTTTCGTTCCAATGCTAAAGTGCTGTAAGAGTCGAGCGCTGTGACGGGTGTCCTCGGCAGCGATCCAGCTTACTTCACTTAATACGCGTATTGCTCTGGCACTTATGTCGTCTAAATTACCGATAGGTGTTGGAACAATATATAAGGTGGCGGTGTCTGTCATAACAGTGATTAAGTCTTACGTTAATTTTGAAGAATATGCGATAAGTGTATCACGCCATTAGTCCAGATTATGCTGGCAAGCGTAGATTTTCACACTGGTTAAGATAAACTTGGCCTATAACGATGTAAAAGGAATGAAACTGTGCGTCATATTGGACAAGCTGGAAAAATCTTTACGCTATCAGCCGTCGCTTCTGTATTGGTGCTAACGGGCTGTGGAAGTACACCTAAAACCCAGTCAAAGCCTGTGGTAGTGGAACCTACCCCAATTGAAACCACACAGGTTGAAGATAACGTCACGCCTGAGCACAAACTCCTTGAAGCAAAAAAAGTATGGGAGCGCACCCGCAACAAAGAACAGCGCGATACGCTGTTGCTGCAAGCGGCTGACCTGTACCTTCAAAATCAACAGCCCGTTTTGGCTCAGCAAGTGCTATATGAGGTAAAAGAAGACGGTATTTCAGGTGTAAATCAATCTTATTACGCCCTTCTGGTAACCAAAGCCTATGCGGGAATGCCTGATGCCTCGGCAGAAGAATTGCTGGCTATGTTGGATGGCGTAACCGGTACAGGCGAAACCGCATTCCAAAAAGCGGAGCTTCAAACCCAGCTCTTCACGCAGCAAGGCAACCTGGCTGCGGCAGCGAATAGCGTATTAAAGACCAATCTTACTGACGATGAAAAAGTGCAACAAGTTTGGCAGTGGATTACCTCCATTCCTGCATCGTCACTAGATTCAGTAGGCAGTGCTTATCCCGACCTTTCTCCTTTCATTACTCTTCGCGAACTAACCGAAGAAAACGCGTCGTCACCGGAAAAATTAGCCAAAAGCCTGCAGCAATTTAAGCAGGTTTATCGCGGTCATGTATTAGAAAACGCTTTGCCTGAAAACGTAATTGAAGCAACCCAGCTTACCGATGCTGGCGCCAACGATATTGCGGTTTTACTACCACTTTCTGGCAGGTTAGCTCGCACAGGACAAGTAGTTAAAAATGGCATCATGGCGGCTTATTACACCGATGTTGAAAAGCGCCAAGATGAACACCTTCTACCTCGTCTTCGTTTTATCGACACCAACGAAGTAGATACACAGCATTTACTCAGCGAAATTGGCGATACCAAGTTCATCATTGGCCCTCTTTTAAAAGACACTGTTGAACGTTTAATTCCCAGTTTGCCGCTTGGTGTGAACGTACTTGCATTAAATAGGCCTGACGAATTGCCAGACAATGCGTCTGCTAAAGGGTTGGCAACAGGATCGTCAAATCCGGCGATAGCCGATGATGCTCTTGCCTCTGGTACAGGTCTCGCAGGTGATGACACACAAAATGAACTCCACTCATTAGGCTTGCCTACCTCGCTGAATTATTACGGGCTAGCACCAGAAGATGAAGCAAAGCAGCTTGCTGAATTTATCTTTAATAAAGGATATCGTGCGCCTATCGTTATTGCCGCACAAAGCAGTCTGTACCAGCGAATGGACGACACCTTTAAAAAGCACTGGCGAATACTCAACAATCAGGAAAACAAGCAGCGCGCCAACATAACGTCGGTATCGTTTAACGACAGTAATTCACTTCGAGAGGGAATTACACAGGCGCTAGATGTGGCGCAAAGCAACGAGCGTATCAATCAAATTGAGTACATGACAAATGATGAAGTGTACAACATGCCTCGCAGTAGGCGTGATATTGATGCCATTGTTGCATTTGCCTCACCTCAAGACACAGAACTGCTTAACCCCATTATCGAAGCGAGCTTAAACCCTTACGATGGCAAACAAGTCCCCGTGTATGCCACCTCTCGTTCAATGGATTACGACAGCGGGAAAAACCAATGGCGTGACCTGCAGAATGTGCACTTTATCGACATGCCTTGGTTAATGCCTTCACATAGTTGGCAACCTCTTCAGCAGGAGGTTGAACAGGCTTGGCAAAATCAAAATACTATGCAAAAACGTTTATTTGCGTTCGGTTTTGATGCCTATCAGTTGTTGCCTCAGCTAGGCATGCTTAACACGCTGAAGTATCTTTCACACGAAGGGTTAACGGGTACACTTTCCCTTAATCAACAAGGTGAAGTAATACGCAAACAGCCTCAGGCAATTATTCGTAACGAAAAAGTTCAAATGCTTTCGGAGTAAAATTATGTCAACACTGCAAGGGAGTGCAGCAGAAGACAAGGCCTGTAAATATCTTATGGAACAAGGCCTTACCCTTCGATGTCGAAATTACCGCACTCGGCGTGGCGAGCTCGACATTGTAATGCAAGACGGCAGCACCATAGTGTGCGTTGAAGTTAAATACCGAAGACGAAATCAGTTTGGCAGTGCTCTAGAGTTTGTGACTGCCAAAAAGCTCCAGCGAATTCAGGCTGCGTTTGATTTCTATTTGTTAGATAATGGCTTAAATCCAGCGTCTACTTCTCTGCGAATAGACGTTGTTGCCATAGACGGAGACAACCTTCAGTGGTTGAAGAACGTGGGCTAAAGACTGACAATATCCAGCTTTTAAACTGATGTCCCCCAAAGAGGGCTAGAAGCGTACGCCAACGATGGGCGTGGCCGATATTGATGAAAATGTCTTTATGTCAGAAGTATTCCGTTTGTTTTATCTTATGATTTGCAACCCTTCATCGGTTTGATGAAAGTTTCTTAGGTTCCCACAAATAATGAGTCATCCCAACAACAAGGTTTCGTCCAGCAGCGTTGATAACCAAGAAATAGAGCTAATAGTCGGCAACTCCAGCTCTAATTTTTCTGGCGTAACGTCTACGATGCTGCAAGTAACATCGCTACAGAAGCATATGATTAATTTGCGGATAATGGGCAAGCATTTTGTTCCAGACCCATCAATGACTATTACTTTTTGGGAGGTCGCAAAAATGTGTCGACGCCCGCTTAGTAATGGTAAGTGGCGAATTTTTCATGCGCGTCGCGTTGACGAGATGATTCAGGGTGTGATCCTCAAATACGTGTTTCGCGCCAAGATAAAGCTTGTATTTAGCTCTGCCGCTCAGCGAAAGCGTTCGGCTTCTACGGTGTGGTTAAGCAATAAAATGGATGCGGTTATTGCAATGGGTAATCGCTCTGCAAAATATCTAAATAAGCCCCCCGCCAAGATAAATCTACACGGTGTGCAAATAGACAACTACACGCCAGCAGAAAACAAGCAAGAAGCATGGCAAGCATTAGGCTACGGCGGCAAGTACGGCATTGGTATTCTGGGCAGAGTTAGAGAGCAAAAAGGCGTTCATCTATTTGTTGAAGCGTGCATCAAAGTATTGCCCAAATACCCTGACGTGAACGCAGTAGTTGTAGGTGCCATATCCTCGAGTAACCAAGAATTTGTAAACGAGCTTAAAGAAAAAGTTTCTAGAGCCGGGTTAACTGACCGAATTGTTTTCACCGGTGAATTGCCGTTTGAGCAAATTCCTAGAATCTTCAGTGCACTGTCATTAGTAAGTGCACTTAGCTATAACGAAGGGTTTGGATTAACTGTACCTGAAGCCATGAGTGCTGGAGCTGCGGTATTAGCTACTCAGGCGGGCGCATGGGAAGACATCATTAGGCCAGGCGTTGATGGGTATATTGTACCTACCAAAGATCAGCAAGCTGTTACAGAAAAGATGGATTTGCTGCTTTCGGATATGGACAAACTTGCAGAAATGGGCAAAGCCGGGCGCGAACACGTTGTGAAAAATTTTAAAGTTGAAGATGAAGCAAGAAACTTGGTTGAGTTTTTTCGCACGCTTCAATAGAAAATGCGGGTTGATTATCGCGAGCGATAAACGTTAGGCCTTTTTCTCTCGCGCTGAGGCCACAGTTTAAACCTCTGACTTTCAGATACTGGCCATTACAAAAATCAAGGCGCTGTAATGCAGCGCAAAAAATTTCACTAAATGGTCTGCCATTTGGTGAAAACAAAGAGATGACACATGATTGAACAGATAAAAGCGAATTTTACCGAGAGCATACAAACCAAAATAGCGGCATCGGAAATATTGCCAGAGCATATTGAGAAAGCGGCGTACATGATCGTTGAAGCCTTAATTAGAGGTAATAAAGTACTGAGCTGTGGTAATGGCGGGTCTGCAGGTGATGCGCAACATTTTGCTTCCAACATGCTCAATCGCTACGAGCGCGACCGTCCCAGCTTACCGGCAATCGCATTAAGCACAGACACCTCAACCCTGACGTCTATTGCGAATGACTATAACTTCGAAGAAATATTTGCGAAGCAAGTACGAGCGCTCGGCCAACCCGGAGATATACTGTTGGCTATTTCAACCAGTGGTAACTCTCGTAACGTCATAGCAGCGATGGAAGCGGCATTATCTCGCGATATGACCATTGTCGCGCTTACTGGCAAAGACGGCGGTGAAATGGCGGGCTTTTTAAGTGAACATGATGTTGAAATTCGCGTACCGTCAAACCGCACTTCGCGTATTCAAGAAGTTCATTTACTGGTAATTCACAATTTATGTGAATGCATTGACGACAGCTTATTCCCTGCCGATCACGGCGACGAGTAGTAAAGAGGACACAAGTGAAAAATTTGGGACTACTGGGTTCTTTATTAGCCCTAATTCTTACATTACAAGGGTGTGTAGTGGCCGTTGGAGCTGCAGGCGCTATGGCTGCGAAAGTGGCTAATGACAGACGTACTGTGGGCACGCAGCTTGATGACCAAAATGCCGATGCTGCGGTGTCGTATCAATGGTCGAAAAGCGATGCGCTTAAAGAGCAGGCTAACCTGCAAGTGGATGTTTATAACGGTGTAGCGTTGCTAACCGGGCAAGCGCCAAACCAAGGCTTAGTTGACGAAGCTGTGCGCCGCGCCCAAGAAGTAAGCTATATCAAAAAAATTCACAACCAAATTAGAATTGGCGAGGCGATAGGTGCAGGCACACAAGCCAACGACCTGTGGTTAGCGTCAAAAGTGCGTACTAAAATTGTGGCAGACGAACGAGTGCCTGCTCTACAAGTTAAGGTAGTGGTTCAAGATTCAGAAGTATTCCTGATGGGTCGGTTAACCAATTTAGAAGCCACAGCCGCTGTAGATATTGCTCGCAATATTACGGGTGTCGCGCGCGTAGTTAGAGCCTTTGAAATTGTTCAATAGAGAGTTCGCCACTGCCCTTTTGGTTGCAGGGGCACTCTTTATGGAAATTTTAGACGCCACGGTTATCACCACGGCGTTACCTGTCATTGCTGCCGACTTCAATGTGCCGGCAGCCCACCTATCTATTGGAGTATCGGCATACTTAGTAGCCGTAACACTTTTTATTCCATTAAGTGGTTACGCCGCCGATAAATTTGGCGCTCGCACTATATTTGTAGCAGCGATTGCCGTATTTACTTTTGCCTCGGTGCTTTGTGGTCTGAGTACCAGCTTATTCGAATTTACCTTATCTCGAATTCTTCAAGGTTTAGGCGGGGCAATGATGGTTCCCGTGGGAAGATTAGTAGTTCTGCGGGACTTGCCAAAGGAAAAGCTGGTAAAAACCGTGGCCATTATAACCTGGCCTGCGTTAAGCGCACCGCTACTAGGCCCTGTGCTAGGCGGTTACATCGCCACTCATTTCAGCTGGCAGTGGATTTTTTATATGAATATTCCACTGGGCATAATCGCTATCATCGCGTCACTGTATCTCCTTAAAAACATTAAAGGCAATGTAGGTAAATTCGATATTAAAGGCTTTTTGCTCACCGGTATCGGCTTTGCGCTATTTATGGCGGGGATCGAGTTTTTAGCGAGTACCAGCGACAAGCTTATTCGACCACTTGGCATCATCGCTATTGGCTTAGTACTCATGGTATTGGCAGTCAAACACGTAAAAACGGCCAAGAACCCACTATTTTCTTTCGATGCGATGCAACACAAAACCTTCCGGCTTACTGTGTTTGGCGGCTCTGTTATGCGTGTCGCACTTGGCAGTGCACCGTTTCTTGTGCCACTCATGCTCCAGCTTGGATTAGGTTACTCACCTGTAGAAGCCGGCTCACTGTTGCTGTGGCTGTTTGCTGGAAACTTAGCGATAAAGCCAGCGACAACGTGGATCATGAATACCTTCGGCTTCAAACGCGTGCTTGTAGTAAACGGCGTGCTCATCGCCCTTGGTTTTGTGGCGCTCGCGATGATAAATCACTCCACATCGTCATTTACTATTGCCGTTATTTTATTTGTTAACGGTATTACTCGCTCAATGCACTTAACGTTAATAAACACCATTGCTTTTGCCGACGTACCACCCAATAAAATGCGAGACGCAAACACGCTAGGCGCCATTTTAATGCAAATGAACCGCGGTCTTGGCATTACCCTTTCTGCGCTTGCTATCGCTGCTGCAGCATTCATTCTTGGACAAAGCGCCAATATGCCAAACCTACAAACGTTTACGCTATCTATGATGTTTATGGCCGCAGTAGCACTTGTCAGCATTTACGATAGCTTAATGCTGTCTAAGGAAGATGGTGATTCAGTGTTAAACAAACGAAAAGCGAAAAAAGCACGACAGACTTAGTTCATAGGCTTCATTAAGTGAACTGATGACAATTGTCATACGCGATTGGTGACGTTTGTGACTAACGCAATCTGAGGTACCTCGGCATACTTTACCTATAGACATTACAACATCAGGTAAAGCTCATGGAACAAGTATCTCACGCTTCGTCAATAACTCCCGCTCAGAATGCTTCCATCCCGTTGGAACAGCAGCGCGAAGATTTTAAAAAGAACCGATTCATTGCCATGCCGCTGGCAGGCACTGTTGTTTGGGCTCTGCTTGGTATCAGCGCTCCTTTTGTATCTGAATTAACCATAACCTGGTTGCTGTATATCGGCACAGGTGCCATCTTCTACCTCGGTGCAGGTCTCTCCTACCTCACCGGCGAGCGATTTTTTGCCAAGAAGGCAGCAAAGAACAGTTTTGATCGTCTTTTCTTCGTTGGCATGATCATGAGCCTAATGGTATTTGCCATTGCGCTTCCCGTTGCAGCCATCGACCACACCACCGTTCCATTGAGTATTGGCATTCTCGCAGGCCTGATGTGGATGCCTTTATCATGGGCTATCGAACACTGGATAGGCTACTTTCACACGCTAACCAGAACCTTCGGCATTGTCGCCGCCTGGTACTTGTTTCCCGATGCACGGGTAGAGGCAATATCGGCTGTGATTGTCGCTGTCTACATTGTGTCATTAATCACCCTTGAACGCCGTTTTCAATCAATCAAATCTAACTAATTTCACTTTAACTAAGAAGGAATGCATTATGACTTATTTACTTTTAGCAGTTGCAGTTATCACCGAAGTTACCGCTACCATGCTGCTTAAAATGTCGAACGGATGGGAGAAGTGGGCTTTTGGGTACGGCGCTATCTTTTTCTACGCGATATCTGGGATGCTGTTTGCCATGGTCTTAAAGAATATGGGAATTGGGGTCGCCTACGCCATTTGGTCGGGTATGGGAATCGCACTTATCACTGCTGCTTCGGTGGTATTTTGGAAACAAACTTTCGACATTTATGCCGTGCTGGGTATTATGTTGATTATCTCTGGTACGCTGCTAATTACTAGCAAGTCTGCCGTTGTATTTCAGTAGGGACGAAGTACTCACAATGCTCAGCAATAAAAGCATACAAGATAGTTACAGCGCGGTGCCTGCCGTCAAAAACGAGAGCACCGCGCCTGACATGCCCCTTTTGGCAAGTGGACGGAAAAAGCGCTGGTCTCACGGAAGCTTGTTTTTTTCACTGTTCTTCTTTGTTCCACTCATTATTTCCCGTCCTCTTCCCATCGAAACATGGGTACTTCAAACCCTGGGATACCTTAGCTTTGTCATTCTTTACATTAAAGCCATAAACCAGCCTGTTAAAACACTGCCCACTTATTTGCTACTCATGTTTCTACTTTCGGTAGCATGCAGCTTTCAAAACCCTGGTGGCGCAACCATTATCGGCTTTATTGCTTTTATCGTAGGTTATTACAATTCGCTCAAGACAGGCATAATGAGCATAGGCGTGATGATGCTGGTACTCGTGTCACTGCACATTACCGTATTTAATAACGCACATTTTCTTTTAAGTGCTTCGTTGCTCAACAGCTTAGTGCTATTCGGGTTTGGTGTTATGGAGCGCAAAGAAACGCTCCATAGTCTGAAAGAGAGCCAGCAAGCCGAAGCACTACGAGTATTGTCTGCGATCGCTGAACGTGAGCGAATAGGCAGAGACTTACATGATGTTGCGGGTCACGCACTCAGCTCTATTTCGTTAAAGGCACAACTGGCCGATAAACTCATAAGCAAAGATAAGATTGAAGACGCGCATCGCGAGGTGAAAGCGCTGGCACAGCTTTCTCAAGCGCTACTGAGTGATATTCGTCAAGCAGTGTCAGATATCAAGCAGCTTTCTCTTAGCGATGAAATAGCAAAAGACAAATCACTGTTAGAAGAAAACGGCTTTAATGTTACAACCGATATTGAAGGCGGCGCTGAAGCACGTTTAAGCGCTAAACAAGAAAGCCAGCTTGCGCTTATTATCAAAGAGCTGACAACCAATACCTTACGCTATTCAAACGGTAACGCGGTATCCCTTGATCTTGAAGTTAATGAGCAAACCGTGAAAATGACCTATAAAGATCATGGCGTAGTTGAGAACACCGCATCAATTAAAGAAGGAAACGGATTAATGGGAATTAGAGAACGCGCGGCGTCTATTCATGCGGATGTGGACATTTCTTTCCTTCCCCACCCTATTGTCAGGGTTCAGCTTACTGCCGAGCAATCTTTGTCACATAAGGCTTCCCTATGAACTCAAAAGCGCCAACTACCATTTTGATTGTTGAAGATCAGTCGCTGGTTCGCGATGCCATTGCCATGCTTCTGTCATTAGAAGACGACTTAACCATTGTTGAAAAGTGCAGTAATGGAAAGGAAGCCATTGATTATTTAAATGATAACCCTGCACCACACATTATTTTGAGCGATATTGAAATGCCGCTGGTTTCAGGGCTAGATCTAGCCGCCCACATTGCAAAGCAAAATCTCAATACCAAGGTGGTATTAATGACTACCTTTTCTAAACCAGGCTACATCAAGCGTGCATTAAGTTTAGGGGTTAAGGGTTTTATATTGAAAGAGTCTGACAGCGACTACCTGATAGATGCCATTCACAAAGTCTCTGCGGGAGAAAAGGTAATTTCGACTGAGCTCGCCATCATGGCTCTTGACGACAACAATCCACTGTCGCAAAAAGAAATGTCCGCACTAAAACTTGCTTCAGAAGGGCTTAAAACCCAAGGCATTGCTCAATCACTGTTTTTATCTGAAGGTACGGTAAGAAACTACCTCTCTGAGGCTATTTCAAAGCTCGATGCGACCAACCGCGTAGATGCTGCTCGCATAGCTAAACAAAAAGGTTGGCTATAATAAAGGCTTAAAACCACGTCGTAGCAATTGCTGTAGACGTCGGTATATTTAGCTTTTCAGACAAACCGGTAAGCACGCGTTCGGGACCGTATACGATACCTTGCTGTTTAGCGGTCCATACGCAGGTTAAAATACTCGTACCTTTGCGTAATTCACACTGCCACTTAGCGGTCGTTTCAGCGAGCCGTTCGTAGTCATCTTCTATTTCCCAACCTCCGTCTACATGGTCTACGATAAGTTGTTCAAATTGAGCGAACGGAATAGGTTGAATGATTACCCATTCGTTTTTCTTAAACTTTTTTTCTAACCGCGATTTTTTAAAACTGGTAAACAATCCCACGCTCCATCTCCGTATGATTGAAAGGCCCTACTTACTACAAAAGCACGTCTTCTATTTCGACACCGTTCCCATAATCTGCCCTGAAGGTGTTGGACAAGAACACGATGTTCCAACCATTTCACTATTTGA includes the following:
- the rsmI gene encoding 16S rRNA (cytidine(1402)-2'-O)-methyltransferase, with protein sequence MTDTATLYIVPTPIGNLDDISARAIRVLSEVSWIAAEDTRHSARLLQHFSIGTKTLSLHEHNEDKRTAMLCERLKGGESVALISDAGTPLISDPGFVLVRKCREQGIPVSALPGPCAAITALSASGLPTDKFIFEGFLPVKVQARESVLSALIDRTFTTVYYEAPRRILDTVTDIQRVLGERQIVVAKELSKTFETYVSGSAQDVIDYLNADVAHQKGEFVVMIGPAKVSDQAIPSEAMSLLSVLCEHMPLKKAAAVVATHYDLKKNALYQAGLDAKA
- a CDS encoding DMT family transporter; protein product: MTYLLLAVAVITEVTATMLLKMSNGWEKWAFGYGAIFFYAISGMLFAMVLKNMGIGVAYAIWSGMGIALITAASVVFWKQTFDIYAVLGIMLIISGTLLITSKSAVVFQ
- a CDS encoding phosphoheptose isomerase translates to MIEQIKANFTESIQTKIAASEILPEHIEKAAYMIVEALIRGNKVLSCGNGGSAGDAQHFASNMLNRYERDRPSLPAIALSTDTSTLTSIANDYNFEEIFAKQVRALGQPGDILLAISTSGNSRNVIAAMEAALSRDMTIVALTGKDGGEMAGFLSEHDVEIRVPSNRTSRIQEVHLLVIHNLCECIDDSLFPADHGDE
- a CDS encoding MFS transporter, translated to MVAGALFMEILDATVITTALPVIAADFNVPAAHLSIGVSAYLVAVTLFIPLSGYAADKFGARTIFVAAIAVFTFASVLCGLSTSLFEFTLSRILQGLGGAMMVPVGRLVVLRDLPKEKLVKTVAIITWPALSAPLLGPVLGGYIATHFSWQWIFYMNIPLGIIAIIASLYLLKNIKGNVGKFDIKGFLLTGIGFALFMAGIEFLASTSDKLIRPLGIIAIGLVLMVLAVKHVKTAKNPLFSFDAMQHKTFRLTVFGGSVMRVALGSAPFLVPLMLQLGLGYSPVEAGSLLLWLFAGNLAIKPATTWIMNTFGFKRVLVVNGVLIALGFVALAMINHSTSSFTIAVILFVNGITRSMHLTLINTIAFADVPPNKMRDANTLGAILMQMNRGLGITLSALAIAAAAFILGQSANMPNLQTFTLSMMFMAAVALVSIYDSLMLSKEDGDSVLNKRKAKKARQT
- a CDS encoding YraN family protein; this translates as MSTLQGSAAEDKACKYLMEQGLTLRCRNYRTRRGELDIVMQDGSTIVCVEVKYRRRNQFGSALEFVTAKKLQRIQAAFDFYLLDNGLNPASTSLRIDVVAIDGDNLQWLKNVG
- a CDS encoding sensor histidine kinase encodes the protein MLSNKSIQDSYSAVPAVKNESTAPDMPLLASGRKKRWSHGSLFFSLFFFVPLIISRPLPIETWVLQTLGYLSFVILYIKAINQPVKTLPTYLLLMFLLSVACSFQNPGGATIIGFIAFIVGYYNSLKTGIMSIGVMMLVLVSLHITVFNNAHFLLSASLLNSLVLFGFGVMERKETLHSLKESQQAEALRVLSAIAERERIGRDLHDVAGHALSSISLKAQLADKLISKDKIEDAHREVKALAQLSQALLSDIRQAVSDIKQLSLSDEIAKDKSLLEENGFNVTTDIEGGAEARLSAKQESQLALIIKELTTNTLRYSNGNAVSLDLEVNEQTVKMTYKDHGVVENTASIKEGNGLMGIRERAASIHADVDISFLPHPIVRVQLTAEQSLSHKASL
- a CDS encoding DNA-binding response regulator, whose translation is MNSKAPTTILIVEDQSLVRDAIAMLLSLEDDLTIVEKCSNGKEAIDYLNDNPAPHIILSDIEMPLVSGLDLAAHIAKQNLNTKVVLMTTFSKPGYIKRALSLGVKGFILKESDSDYLIDAIHKVSAGEKVISTELAIMALDDNNPLSQKEMSALKLASEGLKTQGIAQSLFLSEGTVRNYLSEAISKLDATNRVDAARIAKQKGWL
- a CDS encoding BON domain-containing protein; protein product: MKNLGLLGSLLALILTLQGCVVAVGAAGAMAAKVANDRRTVGTQLDDQNADAAVSYQWSKSDALKEQANLQVDVYNGVALLTGQAPNQGLVDEAVRRAQEVSYIKKIHNQIRIGEAIGAGTQANDLWLASKVRTKIVADERVPALQVKVVVQDSEVFLMGRLTNLEATAAVDIARNITGVARVVRAFEIVQ
- a CDS encoding glycosyltransferase family 4 protein; this translates as MSHPNNKVSSSSVDNQEIELIVGNSSSNFSGVTSTMLQVTSLQKHMINLRIMGKHFVPDPSMTITFWEVAKMCRRPLSNGKWRIFHARRVDEMIQGVILKYVFRAKIKLVFSSAAQRKRSASTVWLSNKMDAVIAMGNRSAKYLNKPPAKINLHGVQIDNYTPAENKQEAWQALGYGGKYGIGILGRVREQKGVHLFVEACIKVLPKYPDVNAVVVGAISSSNQEFVNELKEKVSRAGLTDRIVFTGELPFEQIPRIFSALSLVSALSYNEGFGLTVPEAMSAGAAVLATQAGAWEDIIRPGVDGYIVPTKDQQAVTEKMDLLLSDMDKLAEMGKAGREHVVKNFKVEDEARNLVEFFRTLQ
- a CDS encoding DUF7010 family protein, whose product is MEQVSHASSITPAQNASIPLEQQREDFKKNRFIAMPLAGTVVWALLGISAPFVSELTITWLLYIGTGAIFYLGAGLSYLTGERFFAKKAAKNSFDRLFFVGMIMSLMVFAIALPVAAIDHTTVPLSIGILAGLMWMPLSWAIEHWIGYFHTLTRTFGIVAAWYLFPDARVEAISAVIVAVYIVSLITLERRFQSIKSN
- a CDS encoding penicillin-binding protein activator translates to MRHIGQAGKIFTLSAVASVLVLTGCGSTPKTQSKPVVVEPTPIETTQVEDNVTPEHKLLEAKKVWERTRNKEQRDTLLLQAADLYLQNQQPVLAQQVLYEVKEDGISGVNQSYYALLVTKAYAGMPDASAEELLAMLDGVTGTGETAFQKAELQTQLFTQQGNLAAAANSVLKTNLTDDEKVQQVWQWITSIPASSLDSVGSAYPDLSPFITLRELTEENASSPEKLAKSLQQFKQVYRGHVLENALPENVIEATQLTDAGANDIAVLLPLSGRLARTGQVVKNGIMAAYYTDVEKRQDEHLLPRLRFIDTNEVDTQHLLSEIGDTKFIIGPLLKDTVERLIPSLPLGVNVLALNRPDELPDNASAKGLATGSSNPAIADDALASGTGLAGDDTQNELHSLGLPTSLNYYGLAPEDEAKQLAEFIFNKGYRAPIVIAAQSSLYQRMDDTFKKHWRILNNQENKQRANITSVSFNDSNSLREGITQALDVAQSNERINQIEYMTNDEVYNMPRSRRDIDAIVAFASPQDTELLNPIIEASLNPYDGKQVPVYATSRSMDYDSGKNQWRDLQNVHFIDMPWLMPSHSWQPLQQEVEQAWQNQNTMQKRLFAFGFDAYQLLPQLGMLNTLKYLSHEGLTGTLSLNQQGEVIRKQPQAIIRNEKVQMLSE